In Heteronotia binoei isolate CCM8104 ecotype False Entrance Well chromosome 4, APGP_CSIRO_Hbin_v1, whole genome shotgun sequence, a genomic segment contains:
- the LOC132570516 gene encoding tetraspanin-3-like, producing the protein MKGGSFNSSFSPPLLCTTETRSRAFAKVLLTLLGFCLCGSAVAFLFGGAFVIITYKSYKAFFQNPFFPLPGCLALMTAFLLFPTGALAMLTPVKNSRGHQGTLMYLLVVLFCLESSSIMLTQLYSTQEASHLASRMSALFHQYNRTVPNSSSNEAVDAIQEQLQCCGINNYTDWCGPALPNHLQMDPLFAPKNCCKEAALDCADSVSQPEQLFEEGCLPKLEKRLRFVRRYMNWCCVVVGCLEMLTVISDGILMKQQSFQDFRILDSANFS; encoded by the coding sequence ATGAAGGGGGGAAGCTTCAATTCCAGTTTCAGCCCCCCGTTATTGTGCACCACTGAGACCCGGAGCAGAGCTTTCGCCAAAGTCTTGCTGACCCTGCTGGGCTTCTGTCTCTGCGGATCTGCTGTGGCTTTCCTGTTTGGCGGTGCCTTTGTGATCATTACCTACAAGAGCTACAAAGCCTTCTTTCAGAATCCCTTCTTCCCTCTGCCAGGCTGTTTGGCTCTCATGACAGCTTTCCTGCTGTTCCCGACAGGAGCTTTGGCAATGCTGACTCCTGTAAAGAATTCTCGTGGCCATCAGGGAACACTGATGTACCTGTTAGTGGTCCTCTTCTGCCTGGAATCCTCCTCCATCATGTTGACCCAGCTCTATTCTACACAGGAAGCTTCTCATCTGGCCAGTCGCATGAGCGCTCTATTTCATCAGTACAACAGGACGGTTCCAAATTCCTCCAGCAATGAGGCTGTGGATGCCAtccaggagcagctgcagtgctGTGGGATCAACAATTACACAGACTGGTGTGGGCCAGCCCTACCAAACCATCTCCAAATGGACCCTCTCTTTGCGCCTAAAAACTGCTGCAAAGAGGCTGCTCTGGATTGCGCTGACAGTGTTAGCCAACCAGAGCAACTGTTTGAAGAAGGCTGTCTCCCGAAGCTGGAAAAGAGGCTGCGTTTTGTTAGGCGCTACATGAATTGGTGTTGTGTTGTGGTAGGCTGCCTGGAGATGCTGACTGTCATCAGCGATGGCATACTTATGAAGCAGCAGTCGTTCCAGGATTTCCGCATTCTCGATTCTGCCAATTTTTCTTAA